The following coding sequences lie in one Mycobacterium gordonae genomic window:
- a CDS encoding DUF732 domain-containing protein: MTAPAIALRLLALAAGVFGVSATVAAPIHADMMGNAFLNALNNAGIPYSQPATTIALGRSVCPKVLSPGGSFDAIVAEMAEINGLSRERAAAFTIVAIATYCPALISPMLPHRLQA, translated from the coding sequence ATGACCGCACCCGCGATCGCCCTCAGACTGCTGGCTCTGGCTGCAGGCGTGTTCGGAGTGTCGGCCACGGTGGCGGCGCCGATCCATGCCGACATGATGGGCAATGCGTTCCTCAATGCCCTCAATAATGCGGGCATTCCCTACAGTCAACCGGCCACGACGATAGCTCTCGGTCGCTCGGTGTGCCCCAAGGTGCTTTCGCCCGGTGGATCGTTCGACGCCATCGTCGCCGAGATGGCCGAAATCAACGGCCTGTCCAGGGAGCGGGCGGCCGCGTTCACCATCGTCGCGATCGCGACCTACTGCCCTGCGTTGATCTCGCCGATGCTGCCGCATCGACTACAGGCTTAG
- a CDS encoding PE family protein, whose protein sequence is MPLVAPTQLIASAATDLAGFAASVEETNALAATRTTVVAAAGTDELSAAIAAFFANHARAYQAIGARLSGRQQQFVAALHTAGNTYAAAEAVAANPLQSLLDVLNAPSMARWH, encoded by the coding sequence ATGCCTCTCGTTGCACCAACTCAGCTAATAGCCTCCGCTGCAACGGATTTGGCAGGATTCGCGGCAAGCGTCGAGGAGACCAACGCTCTTGCCGCGACCCGTACCACAGTCGTGGCCGCGGCGGGCACCGATGAGCTTTCGGCGGCGATCGCGGCGTTTTTCGCCAACCATGCCCGGGCGTATCAGGCGATCGGAGCGCGGCTGTCCGGGCGGCAGCAGCAGTTCGTGGCCGCGCTGCACACCGCCGGTAATACCTATGCCGCCGCCGAAGCCGTCGCGGCCAATCCGCTGCAATCGCTGCTCGATGTCCTCAACGCCCCGTCGATGGCAAGATGGCACTGA